From Sphingobacterium bambusae:
TACTGAAAAGATCAGTGCCGGCGTAGACGAGAAATATTATGCGCCCGTAATCGAAGGAATGAGCCGCGCAGTGAACCGACCTGGAGGAACGGCCTACAGCGTGCGCATCCCTACTATCGAGATGTGCGGAAAGACAGGAACCGCCCAAAACCCCCACGGGGAAAACCATGCCGTATTCTTTGCCTTTGCACCACGAGAAAACCCGAAGATTGCCATCGCCGTATTCGTGGAAAACGCGGGTTACGGAGGCACCTGGGCCGGTCCTATTGCTAATATGCTCGTGGAGAAATATATAAACGATACCATTACGCTTCCTAAATACATACAGGATAGAATATACAATGCCAACTTTATCCCGAAATCGGAAAAGAAAACAGAGGTAAAAAAAGATACAACAACAAAAAAAGGTGCAGCGAGCCAAGCCGTAAAAACGACAAAGTCGACCGCCCCTAAAAAAGAATATTTTGTGCACCATAGTCAAGTGAGAAGCCGTTATGAATAAGATTGGAGAGAAAAGCTTTTTTGGCCGCATCGATTGGCTGACAATTTTGCTGTGGTTTGCCCTGTGTATCATCGGTTGGTTCAATATCCACGCCGCGGTTTTTGATCCTGAGCAACCGGGAATTTTCAACTTGGCCACCAACTACGGAAAGCAGTCGATCTACATCTTTACGGCCTTGCTTATCGGTTTTAGTATATTGATCATCGATGCTAAATTTTTTATTTCAGCCTCTCCGATCATCTACTTCGTTGTGATTCTCCTATTGGTTGCCGTGCTCGTCGTAGGCCGGAATGTAGGTGGAAACCAAGCTTGGATTCCACTAGGAAGCTTCCGTTTACAACCTTCTGAATTTGGAAAACTGGCGACCTGCCTCTTGCTAGCATCCTACCTCAGCACACAAACAAATAAACACCCCAACTTAAAAACACTGAGTATCGCATCGGTAATCATCCTTTTTCCGGTAGCCTTGGTCATGCTGCAGCCCGATACGGGATCGGCTTTAGCATTTTTCTCGTTGATCTTTGTGCTGTATCGTGAAGGTTACGTTGGCAATACCCTACTTATATTAGGCGGACTAGCTATACTCCTGTTCGTTATGGCGCTATTAATTAACCAGTGGATTCTCATCGGTTTACTTTTGGTAATTGCCGCCATCTTTGCGTTTATACTCCGCAAAAAGCGGAAACACTTGATCAATATCGGCATCCTTTTCATTGCCTCGTCGGTCTATGTACTATGTGTAGACTTTGCATACGAACAAATTCTACAACCGCACCAGCGAAACCGTATAGATATTATCTTGGGTAAGATGGACGATCCACGCGGTCAGGGATACAACCTCAACCAATCTAAAATCGCCATTGGATCCGGGCAACTGTTCGGAAAGGGCTACCTGCAAGGCACGCAAACCAAGTACAATTTCGTTCCCGAACAGAGCACGGATTTTATATTTTGTACAGTTGGTGAAGAATGGGGTTTTGTAGGTTGTATATTTTTGATATCGATCTATCTTACGCTATTAATACGCTTGGTAAATCTAGCAGAACGACAACGGACAGCCTTCGCTCGTATCTACGCCTACGGTGTAGCCTCCATCCTCTTCTTCCATTTTTTTATCAACATCGGCATGACCATTGGCATTGTACCCGTGATTGGTATTCCGCTCCCGTTCATCAGCTATGGAGGTTCTTCGCTATGGAGCTTTACGATATTACTCTTCATCCTGCTTAGATTCGACTCGAGCAGAAAAGGGTTAAACGGTTAATTACAGAAATTACAAGCGGTCGAGCACATAACGAATGGCCTGATCCACTATTTCTTTTGGATTGTCCGCGAAGGCATCGTGTACGCGGCTAGCAAGAATAGCGTTGATGGACAAAGCATGATGGCCAAACATGTTAGCCAATGCATAGATACCGGCGGTTTCCATTTCCAGATTCGTTATCTGACGCCCTTCCAACGACAAGGAATTGGCTTTCTGAATTAAATCGGGATATACATTGATCGAACGTACAGAACGCCCTTGAGGACCATAAAATCCGGGGGCGGTCATCGTTATTCCTTTGGGCAAATCTGCCGCGATTTGATCAAGCAATCGCGGACTTGCACTGCCCACGTAGGGTGTAAATGTCAACGTATCAAAATGCTGCTGCACTTCGTGCTGTATTTTTTCTTCTTCCGCAGAGTAAGGCTTTACGTAATATTGCATCAATGCGTCGAAACCTATACCGTAAGCGCTTGCCAAGATGGTGCCCATTTTGATATCTCCCTGAATAGATCCCGATGTGCCTATACGAATGATATCCAAACTCGTTAAATCGGTTTTCAGCGTCCGCGTTGTAAAATCAATATTAACTAATGCATCAATCTCATTGAACACGATATCAATATTATCGGTTCCAATCCCGGTCGATATAACGGATATACGCTTACCACGCAGCGAACCTGTGTGCGTGATAAACTCTCGCTTTCCTTTCTTGATATCGATCCGATCGAAATAACGGGATACGTCCGCAACCCGATCCGGATCGCCCACGAAAATTATCGTTGGCGCCAAATCCTCTGGGAGTAAGTTTAAATGATAGATACTGCCATCTGCATTAAGAATAAGTTCTGAATCCGCTATCATCATCTTGTCGTTAAATATGAATACTGCACACCTACTAACTTGTCTAGTTTACTTACAAATTGGTTAACTTGCATTTTGCGAACCTCAACCTCCATAAGGCAACGGTTGTCGAAATTCTGATTCAAGATACCTAAATTTTCCTCTTTCACCAAACGCATGACCTCATTCATCTGTAAGTAATCAAAAGAAATCTCGTATACATCATTAACGGTTTCCTCCACAATCTCTGCCTCTTCCAATGCAAGCTGGGTGGCACTCTTGTAAGCGTTAATCAGCCCCGGAACGCCCAGTAATGTTCCTCCGAAATAACGCACCACCACCACCAACACATTTGTGAGGTCTTTTGACAGCAGCATATTCAAGATTGGTCGTCCTGCCGTCCCCGAAGGTTCACCATCATCGTTCAACCGGAAAACAGCACGATCGGGCGTAAGCCGATATGCCCAACAATGATGCCGAGCCTTGGGATGCAAGGTCTTTAGATCGGCAATGATCTCCTTTAATTGATTTTCACTTTTGAAGGGATAGGCGTAAGCCATAAACTTGCTTCCTTTATCCCGAAAAAGTCCCTCACTGGGCCCAGTAATAGTACGATACGTATCGTCAAATAAACTCACAGATATGCAATAATTAACACTGAAATAACCGCAAGCACCAGTCCGATCTTATTGATCAATTGCAGGCGCTCAGAAAAAAATATGATCCCAATACATGCTCCCAAAAGAATGACACCGATGTTCATTCCCGTGAAAACAATAGACGGGCTCTCTGAAAGCGCGCGGTGCGCCTTCATATAGAACAAAATGTTCCCAAAGTTAAACAATCCCAAAAGTATCCCCCAAAATACGGAAGCAGTTTTCAGTCGACGTTTTTTGATCCTTAGATCATAGACCAAAAAAAGAAAGGCCACAAGCATCGCTAAAACGAAGATGACCAGCATCGAGAAGGCGTAGGAAACATGCTGATAAAGGGCTACCTGCTTAAAGAGAATATCTATTATCCCCATCCCGACGAATACCGCTAGCGCATAAACCCATTTACCGTTCGCATCCTTAGCTCCCCCTTTCTGCCAACTAATAGAAAATAATATGGCAACAAGCCCCACTGCAATACCGATCAACTTTGGCGTGGCCATCTTTTCATGGAATAAAAAATAGGCCGCTAACAGCGGAATAAAGAGCGACAACCGCTGTGCAATTTCTGTTCGAACGATTCCACTGTATTGAATAGCAAAGGCAATACACAAGAATATTGCAGGCAACAAAATGGCCAATGCGCCATAGTTGGCCCAAGGCAGATGAAACCAGTCTGAACTAGGCAACTGCGGACTAAGGAATTGCCAAGTAAGTAAAGCAGCTACCGGATAGTTCCAAACGATGAGATGAAGATGCTTGATTCCCCGTTGCTTAGCCAACTTGATGATGACGGAAACCGTCACGCTGCATATCACACTAATAAGTACGTACCACATAATCTATTTTTTCCATAAACCGCGTCCATGATTACGCGCTTCGCGCTCCAATTCTACAAAAAGTTTGGCATATTTTACATTCGGCGGAACAGTATACACCTGCGCATAGCCTTTTTTTACCAATTCCGCATTCACAAAAGTCTTACCAAGGTAAACGTAGGCCAATATACGACCATAGCGATCACGCTTCCCAACATCTTCCACCAGTCTCACCTTTTTATTGGTCAGCAATTTCGTCAAGAATACTTTCGATTCCTCGCCATAATAGCCTATCTTTTTTCTTGAAGTGTTTCGTGTTTCTGGAGCATCCACCCCGATTAACCGAACTTTATCGCCTTTTTTCGTACCATTTTCGACAACAAAAGTATCACCATCTACCACTCTTTTTACAACAAAAAAACCATCATTTTTAACACAAAAAGACCCACATAAAACAATAAAAAAACAACATAAAAATGGTGAAAAAATCAATCTAAAAACCATAATCAAAAACACAACTAACTAATAAAAAGATATATACATAAATAAAACAAGTAAAAAAAACAATATCACAACATCAAAAATTCACTCACAAAAACAATAAAAAAAACATAAAAAACCATCGAAAAAATCATGTTATAAAAAATATTTTTAAAAAAATTTTGCAGATTAAAAATTAACGTCTACATTTGACAAACAAAAAAGAGACAATGACAACAGCAAATACATATTTTTATTTTGGATACTTTTATTTTAAGGATAAGAGCCGAGATTTGTATGTTGCTGCGAAATAAGCAAAAAAAGTCTCGGATAACAATTCGGGACTTTTTTTTTATTCCAAAAAAATCAATGAAAACAAAAATTGCAATACAGGGCGTAAAGGCTTCTTTCCATGAAGAAGCTGCTTTTAAATATTTCGGCGAGGAGATTGAAACCCTTGAATGTGAGTCCTTCAAAAAAACTTGTGACATGTTAAAGCAAGGAAAAGCGGACTACGTCGTTATGGCCATCGAAAACTCTATCGCTGGAAGTATACTTCCTAACTACAATTTGTTGCGCGATTACCGTTTTCACATTATCGGCGAGGTGCACCTTAACATCCAACAGAACCTATTGGTCTACCCTGGCGTTAAACTTACAGACCTGAAGTTCGTGGAATCGCACCCTATAGCTATCCGTCAGTGTGATGAGTTTCTAAGCGACTTCCCTGACTGGACAATAAAAGAAGGTATGGATACCGCCGCTTGTGCAAAAAATATCGCAGACAACAAGTTAAAGAACACCGCTGCTATAGCCAGCGCCATGGCGGCTAAGCTCTATGGGTTGGAAATATTGGAAAAACGTATTGAGACAAACAAAAAGAACGCAACGCGCTTTTTGATCTTGGCCAACGAAGTTGT
This genomic window contains:
- a CDS encoding thermonuclease family protein; the protein is MVDGDTFVVENGTKKGDKVRLIGVDAPETRNTSRKKIGYYGEESKVFLTKLLTNKKVRLVEDVGKRDRYGRILAYVYLGKTFVNAELVKKGYAQVYTVPPNVKYAKLFVELEREARNHGRGLWKK
- the rodA gene encoding rod shape-determining protein RodA; translated protein: MNKIGEKSFFGRIDWLTILLWFALCIIGWFNIHAAVFDPEQPGIFNLATNYGKQSIYIFTALLIGFSILIIDAKFFISASPIIYFVVILLLVAVLVVGRNVGGNQAWIPLGSFRLQPSEFGKLATCLLLASYLSTQTNKHPNLKTLSIASVIILFPVALVMLQPDTGSALAFFSLIFVLYREGYVGNTLLILGGLAILLFVMALLINQWILIGLLLVIAAIFAFILRKKRKHLINIGILFIASSVYVLCVDFAYEQILQPHQRNRIDIILGKMDDPRGQGYNLNQSKIAIGSGQLFGKGYLQGTQTKYNFVPEQSTDFIFCTVGEEWGFVGCIFLISIYLTLLIRLVNLAERQRTAFARIYAYGVASILFFHFFINIGMTIGIVPVIGIPLPFISYGGSSLWSFTILLFILLRFDSSRKGLNG
- a CDS encoding DMT family transporter, with amino-acid sequence MWYVLISVICSVTVSVIIKLAKQRGIKHLHLIVWNYPVAALLTWQFLSPQLPSSDWFHLPWANYGALAILLPAIFLCIAFAIQYSGIVRTEIAQRLSLFIPLLAAYFLFHEKMATPKLIGIAVGLVAILFSISWQKGGAKDANGKWVYALAVFVGMGIIDILFKQVALYQHVSYAFSMLVIFVLAMLVAFLFLVYDLRIKKRRLKTASVFWGILLGLFNFGNILFYMKAHRALSESPSIVFTGMNIGVILLGACIGIIFFSERLQLINKIGLVLAVISVLIIAYL
- a CDS encoding prephenate dehydratase, with amino-acid sequence MKTKIAIQGVKASFHEEAAFKYFGEEIETLECESFKKTCDMLKQGKADYVVMAIENSIAGSILPNYNLLRDYRFHIIGEVHLNIQQNLLVYPGVKLTDLKFVESHPIAIRQCDEFLSDFPDWTIKEGMDTAACAKNIADNKLKNTAAIASAMAAKLYGLEILEKRIETNKKNATRFLILANEVVEQKNANKASLSFQTGNAVGSLANVLQCFAEQHVNLSKIQSMPVVGKRNEYDFYVDVEWKKQSDYDAAIRKVLKHTVNFNIMGEYIKNEKV
- a CDS encoding nucleoside phosphorylase, whose translation is MMIADSELILNADGSIYHLNLLPEDLAPTIIFVGDPDRVADVSRYFDRIDIKKGKREFITHTGSLRGKRISVISTGIGTDNIDIVFNEIDALVNIDFTTRTLKTDLTSLDIIRIGTSGSIQGDIKMGTILASAYGIGFDALMQYYVKPYSAEEEKIQHEVQQHFDTLTFTPYVGSASPRLLDQIAADLPKGITMTAPGFYGPQGRSVRSINVYPDLIQKANSLSLEGRQITNLEMETAGIYALANMFGHHALSINAILASRVHDAFADNPKEIVDQAIRYVLDRL
- a CDS encoding IMPACT family protein — its product is MSLFDDTYRTITGPSEGLFRDKGSKFMAYAYPFKSENQLKEIIADLKTLHPKARHHCWAYRLTPDRAVFRLNDDGEPSGTAGRPILNMLLSKDLTNVLVVVVRYFGGTLLGVPGLINAYKSATQLALEEAEIVEETVNDVYEISFDYLQMNEVMRLVKEENLGILNQNFDNRCLMEVEVRKMQVNQFVSKLDKLVGVQYSYLTTR